Proteins encoded together in one Bos indicus isolate NIAB-ARS_2022 breed Sahiwal x Tharparkar chromosome 3, NIAB-ARS_B.indTharparkar_mat_pri_1.0, whole genome shotgun sequence window:
- the LOC109557100 gene encoding olfactory receptor 2A12-like, whose amino-acid sequence MWMPPGQNQSWVSEFILLGFSSDPMTNRTLFSAFLLLFLSSVLGNGLIITLICLDTHLHTPMYFFLCILSLLDMGYVTTTVPQMLVHLLSQSQTISFAACWLQMYVFGAVGLTECILFVVMAFDRYVAICYPLHYTVILSWGLCTRLSAGTWACGFFSLIHTFFTMRLPYCGPNMVNHYFCEGPSVRNLACMDTHVIEMVDLVISVFMVVAPLLIIVASYIRIAQAILKLKSMQARCKAFSTCASHLTVITFFYAPATYLYMRPNSSYSPEQDKQVSLFYNVFTALLNPVVYSLRNKDMKRAFLKVMGR is encoded by the coding sequence ATGTGGATGCCTCCAGGGCAGAACCAAAGCTGGGTTTCTGAATTTATCCTGCTTGGCTTCTCCAGTGACCCCATGACCAACAGGACCCTCTTCAgtgccttccttcttcttttcctgaGCTCAGTCCTTGGCAATGGGCTCATCATCACCCTGATATGCCTGGACACGCATCTCCACactcccatgtacttcttcctctgtaTCCTCTCCCTGCTGGATATGGGCTATGTCACCACCACTGTGCCCCAGATGCTGGTGCATCTTCTTTCTCAATCCCAGACCATCTCCTTTGCTGCTTGTTGGCTACAAATGTATGTCTTTGGTGCCGTGGGCCTGACTGAGTGCATTTTATTTGTCGTCATGGCCTTTGACCGGTATGTGGCCATCTGCTATCCACTGCATTATACTGTCATCCTCAGCTGGGGCCTGTGCACACGACTGTCAGCTGGGACCTGGGCCTGTGGTTTCTTCTCTCTGATCCACACTTTTTTCACCATGAGACTGCCATACTGTGGGCCCAATATGGTCAACCACTACTTCTGTGAAGGCCCCTCAGTACGAAATTTGGCTTGCATGGATACTCATGTCATTGAAATGGTGGACCTGGTCATCAGTGTCTTCATGGTTGTTGCCCCACTCTTGATCATTGTGGCCTCCTACATCCGTATTGCCCAGGCCATTCTCAAGTTGAAGTCCATGCAGGCCCGCTGCAAGGCTTTCTCCACCTGTGCCTCCCACCTGACTGTGATCACATTCTTCTATGCTCCAGCCACCTACCTCTACATGAGGCCCAATTCAAGCTATTCCCCTGAGCAAGACAAGCAGGTGTCACTCTTTTATAATGTCTTCACTGCTCTGCTTAATCCTGTGGTCTACAGTCTGAGGAATAAGGACATGAAGAGGGCTTTTCTCAAAGTGATGGGGAGGTAG